A window of Clostridium taeniosporum genomic DNA:
CTCATCAACAAGTCTAAAGCCTTCAATTACATATTTATTTATTTTATTTCTATTTTTTCGTTCTTTAAGTTTTTTAGCTTCTTTATATACAGTATTTTCTTTACTTTCGATAAAAATCAAAGTCTACACCTCAATTAATTTAATCTTACTATCATACCTTCAAGTTTACTTAAATCTTCTGCTGAACCAATTGCTACTATTATATCATTAGAATTTACAATATGATCTGCTGATGGTGATATATTTATATCTTCACCTGTTTTAATTGCCATAACATTTATTCCATATTGACTTCTTAATTTTATTTCTCTTAAACTTTTTCCATTCCATTCATCTAATGCTTGAATTTCCATTATACTATAATCTGAAGATAACTCAATATAGTCTAATATACTAGAAGAAACTAAGTTATGTGCAACTCTAACTCCCATATCTTGTTCTGGTAAAATTACTCTGTCAGCACCAATTTTATATAAAACTTTAGAATGTATCTTATTATTAGCTTTTGCAATTATATATTTAACACCTAACTCTTTAACAAGTAAAGTTGCCATAATACTAGCTTGTATATTAGAGCCTATAGTTACAATTGCAACGTCAAAATTTCTAATTCCTAATGTTCTTAAAGCATTTTCGTCATTAGCATCCATTTGTACTGCATGAGTTACATTATCAGAAATGTCTTGAATTATGTCTTCATCTTTATCTATTACTAAAACATCATTTCCTAAATCATATAAAGTTTTAGCTACCGAAGCACCAAATCTTCCTAATCCAATTACTACAAATTGTTTATTTACCAAAGCTAAACCACTCCTATCCTATCAATATCTTACCTTCTGGATATCTATATCCCTTCTTTTTCTTTCTATTTAACAATGCTAAAATTACAGTTAATGGGCCTACTCTTCCACAATACATTGTAATCATTATAACAATTTTCCCCGTAAATGATAATTGTTGAGTTACACCTGTTGTTAACCCTACTGTACCAAAAGCTGAGGTTGCCTCATAAAGCAAATTTATAAATGATTGATTCGGTTCTACTATTGTAAGAATC
This region includes:
- a CDS encoding potassium channel family protein, coding for MVNKQFVVIGLGRFGASVAKTLYDLGNDVLVIDKDEDIIQDISDNVTHAVQMDANDENALRTLGIRNFDVAIVTIGSNIQASIMATLLVKELGVKYIIAKANNKIHSKVLYKIGADRVILPEQDMGVRVAHNLVSSSILDYIELSSDYSIMEIQALDEWNGKSLREIKLRSQYGINVMAIKTGEDINISPSADHIVNSNDIIVAIGSAEDLSKLEGMIVRLN